In Chitinophaga nivalis, a single genomic region encodes these proteins:
- a CDS encoding SWIM zinc finger family protein codes for MNLSEEQVLAMAPDDSSRKSGKDLANPAKWVSKGTSENAMWGECQGSGSKPYQTQIDTGNLAFRCSCPSRKFPCKHGLGLLLLHIRQPQLFAEATPPEWVSEWLAKRTEKEEKKAIQATQPARPVDEAAQAKRQLAREQKVQDGIEDLLLWIKDIVRNGIVGIPEKNAAFWENMSRRMVDAQAPGLAGMLRELSQLNFYQEGWQHLFLDQLLRLYLVIQGYRHTHGLPEGLQQDIRNQIGFNRSQEELKAQPGITDTWQILGKQTTEDERLITERYWLYGIHTGRPALILHFYMRNQVVVPPSLSAGTAIDAELVYYPGAVPLRALLKTQTATTSNHTFHGFENWQEVVAAQTATSAALPWYNEQVYTIASLTPVLHQDQWWLQDSHQQRMPIRKTFPHLWKLLSLSGGAPLHMAVTGRETQYEPIGVWHQQVYKAF; via the coding sequence TTGAACCTATCCGAAGAACAAGTGCTAGCCATGGCGCCGGACGATTCATCCCGTAAATCGGGAAAAGACCTGGCGAATCCGGCTAAATGGGTAAGTAAGGGCACCAGTGAAAATGCGATGTGGGGAGAATGCCAGGGAAGCGGCAGCAAACCTTATCAGACACAGATAGACACCGGCAATCTGGCATTCCGATGCAGTTGCCCCAGCCGTAAATTTCCCTGCAAACATGGCCTGGGCCTATTACTACTCCACATCCGGCAACCGCAGCTATTTGCGGAGGCAACACCGCCGGAATGGGTCAGTGAATGGCTGGCCAAACGGACAGAAAAAGAAGAAAAAAAAGCGATACAGGCTACCCAGCCTGCCCGCCCCGTGGATGAAGCCGCACAGGCCAAACGACAACTCGCCCGGGAACAAAAAGTGCAGGACGGTATTGAAGATCTCCTCTTATGGATCAAAGACATTGTTCGCAATGGCATCGTGGGCATCCCTGAAAAAAATGCCGCCTTCTGGGAAAACATGTCCAGGCGTATGGTCGACGCGCAAGCGCCGGGACTGGCCGGCATGTTGCGGGAACTGAGTCAGCTCAACTTTTACCAGGAAGGATGGCAACACCTGTTCCTGGATCAGCTGCTGCGTCTTTACCTGGTCATACAGGGCTACCGGCATACCCACGGCTTACCGGAAGGCCTGCAGCAGGACATCCGTAACCAGATCGGATTTAACCGGTCGCAGGAAGAACTGAAAGCACAACCCGGCATTACCGACACCTGGCAGATACTGGGCAAGCAAACCACGGAAGATGAACGCCTCATCACCGAACGGTACTGGCTATACGGTATCCACACCGGCCGCCCGGCCCTGATCCTGCATTTTTATATGCGCAACCAGGTAGTGGTACCGCCTTCCCTGTCGGCGGGTACCGCCATCGACGCGGAACTGGTCTATTATCCCGGCGCCGTACCCTTGCGGGCACTTCTTAAAACACAAACGGCCACCACCAGCAACCATACCTTCCATGGCTTTGAAAACTGGCAGGAGGTAGTGGCAGCACAAACAGCTACCAGCGCCGCACTCCCCTGGTATAACGAACAGGTATATACGATTGCATCCCTTACACCGGTATTGCATCAGGACCAATGGTGGCTGCAGGATAGCCATCAACAACGGATGCCCATCCGAAAGACGTTCCCGCATCTGTGGAAACTATTGTCGCTGAGCGGCGGCGCGCCGTTACATATGGCGGTTACCGGCCGGGAAACACAATACGAACCGATTGGCGTATGGCATCAACAGGTATACAAAGCTTTCTGA
- a CDS encoding DUF59 domain-containing protein, translating into MSEATLREQIEAQLKTVYDPEIPVNIWELGLVYEIKIKENNRIGIDMTLTAPGCPVAGDIIREVDEKVRNIEGVSEVDVHLTFDPPWTKEMMSEEARLELGFL; encoded by the coding sequence ATGAGTGAAGCAACCTTAAGAGAACAGATAGAAGCACAGCTCAAGACGGTATACGATCCGGAAATTCCTGTGAATATATGGGAACTGGGATTAGTATATGAAATCAAGATCAAAGAAAATAACCGCATCGGTATCGATATGACACTCACCGCCCCTGGTTGCCCTGTAGCAGGAGATATTATCCGGGAAGTAGATGAGAAAGTCAGAAATATCGAAGGCGTTTCTGAGGTGGATGTACACCTTACTTTTGACCCACCCTGGACAAAAGAAATGATGAGCGAAGAAGCCAGACTTGAACTGGGTTTCCTCTGA
- a CDS encoding SufE family protein, whose amino-acid sequence MTIKAIQEEIVADFAMMGSWEDKYEYIIQLGKELPLIDEAHKVPENLIKGCQSRVWLHTSLEDGKLVFTGDSDAVITKGLISLMIYVLSGHTPQDIAAADIFFIDAIGLSSHLSPTRSNGLLSMLKQMKLYAIAYQAKINQQ is encoded by the coding sequence ATGACGATTAAAGCAATACAGGAAGAAATAGTGGCTGATTTTGCGATGATGGGTAGCTGGGAAGATAAATACGAATATATCATCCAGCTGGGAAAAGAACTCCCGCTCATCGACGAAGCGCATAAAGTACCGGAAAACCTGATCAAAGGATGCCAGTCGCGCGTGTGGCTGCATACCTCCCTCGAAGATGGTAAACTGGTATTCACAGGCGACAGCGATGCGGTGATTACGAAAGGATTGATCAGCCTGATGATTTATGTATTATCTGGTCATACCCCTCAGGATATTGCAGCAGCAGATATCTTTTTCATAGATGCCATCGGTTTAAGCAGTCACCTCTCTCCTACCCGTTCCAACGGGTTACTGAGTATGCTGAAACAGATGAAACTTTATGCCATCGCTTATCAGGCAAAAATTAACCAGCAATGA
- a CDS encoding NADPH-dependent FMN reductase: MNVLIFNGSIDNRPYATSNRLATYLEEQFKKEGFTPEIFSLGDHQVPFFEQHDPANQPPAVKAMCEAFCKAELHIWMTPLYHGSMTGAMKNCLDWLELTSKYKRPYLSGKVVALLSWADGTQAMQGINAMDAVAKALRAWVLPYSLPILKDNLYDPQTSGFTAFYQNKLDTMVQLLCAAKSHVAAGMEERS; encoded by the coding sequence ATGAATGTACTCATATTTAACGGTTCAATAGATAACCGCCCTTATGCCACCTCCAATAGGCTGGCTACGTACCTGGAGGAACAATTCAAAAAAGAGGGTTTTACACCTGAGATATTTAGCCTGGGAGATCACCAGGTTCCGTTCTTTGAACAACATGATCCGGCCAATCAGCCTCCCGCCGTGAAAGCTATGTGTGAGGCATTTTGTAAAGCTGAGTTACATATCTGGATGACGCCATTATATCACGGCAGTATGACCGGAGCCATGAAAAACTGCTTGGATTGGCTGGAACTGACCAGCAAATACAAGCGACCATATTTATCAGGAAAGGTTGTAGCTTTGCTCTCCTGGGCAGACGGCACACAGGCCATGCAGGGGATCAACGCAATGGATGCAGTGGCAAAGGCTTTAAGAGCATGGGTACTACCCTATTCTTTGCCCATATTGAAAGACAACCTTTATGACCCGCAAACCAGCGGGTTTACAGCGTTTTACCAAAACAAACTAGATACCATGGTACAATTGCTTTGTGCGGCGAAATCCCACGTAGCAGCTGGTATGGAAGAAAGGAGCTAA
- the sufB gene encoding Fe-S cluster assembly protein SufB: protein MINSNEIIDDIATREYEFGFSTDIEMDIAPPGLNEDIIRFISAKKNEPEWLLEWRLKGFAAFNKMQFPKWQHFEMPQLDLQALSYYAAPRKKKQLNSLDEVDPELLATFEKLGIPLNEQKALTGVAVDAVFDSVSVATTFKGKLKEMGVIFCSFGEAVQEYPELVKKYLGSVVPHSDNIFAALNAAVFSDGSFVYIPKGVRCPMELSTYFRINAQNTGQFERTLIIADDNSYVSYLEGCTAPMRDENQLHAAVVELVAMEHAEIKYSTVQNWYPGDKDGKGGIYNFVTKRGICKGNASKISWTQVETGSAITWKYPSVILQGDYSEGEFYSVAVVRNKQIADTGTKIHHIGKGTKSRIISKGISAGRGDNSYRGLVAVGPRADNARNFTQCDSLLIGNQCGSHTFPYIESRNKTAMIEHEATTSKIGEDQIFYLNQRGIDSEKAVALIVNGYVKEVLNQLPMEFAVEAQKLLSITLEGSVG, encoded by the coding sequence ATGATCAACAGTAACGAGATAATAGATGATATAGCCACCAGGGAATATGAGTTTGGCTTTAGCACCGACATTGAAATGGATATAGCTCCTCCCGGGCTGAATGAAGATATCATCCGTTTTATTTCCGCGAAAAAGAATGAGCCGGAATGGCTGCTGGAATGGCGTTTGAAAGGATTTGCAGCGTTTAATAAAATGCAATTCCCGAAATGGCAGCATTTTGAGATGCCGCAACTGGACCTCCAGGCGCTCTCCTACTATGCCGCACCCCGTAAAAAGAAACAATTAAACAGCCTGGATGAAGTAGATCCGGAACTGTTGGCCACTTTTGAAAAATTAGGGATTCCGCTGAATGAACAGAAAGCATTGACCGGCGTAGCCGTAGATGCCGTTTTCGACAGCGTTTCCGTAGCCACTACCTTCAAAGGCAAACTGAAAGAAATGGGCGTTATTTTCTGCTCTTTCGGGGAAGCCGTACAGGAATATCCTGAACTGGTAAAAAAATACCTGGGTAGTGTGGTACCTCACTCCGACAATATTTTTGCTGCCTTGAACGCGGCGGTTTTCTCCGACGGTTCATTTGTATATATTCCCAAAGGCGTACGCTGCCCGATGGAACTGAGCACTTACTTCCGTATCAATGCCCAGAACACCGGCCAGTTTGAACGTACCCTTATCATTGCAGACGACAACAGCTATGTAAGTTATCTGGAAGGCTGTACCGCTCCGATGCGCGACGAAAACCAGCTGCATGCCGCAGTAGTGGAACTCGTTGCCATGGAACATGCAGAGATCAAATACTCTACGGTACAGAACTGGTACCCTGGTGATAAAGACGGTAAAGGTGGTATTTACAACTTCGTTACCAAACGTGGTATCTGTAAAGGTAATGCCAGCAAGATCTCCTGGACACAGGTAGAAACCGGCTCCGCGATCACCTGGAAATACCCCAGCGTTATCCTTCAGGGAGATTACTCCGAAGGGGAATTCTATTCTGTAGCCGTGGTACGTAACAAGCAGATTGCAGATACCGGTACCAAAATCCACCATATCGGTAAAGGCACCAAAAGCCGTATTATCTCCAAAGGAATTTCCGCAGGCCGTGGTGACAACAGTTACCGTGGACTGGTAGCCGTAGGGCCGCGTGCAGACAATGCCCGTAACTTTACGCAGTGCGATTCCCTGCTGATCGGTAACCAATGCGGTTCCCATACTTTCCCTTACATCGAATCACGCAATAAAACAGCGATGATCGAACACGAAGCCACCACTTCGAAAATCGGAGAAGATCAGATCTTCTACCTGAATCAACGCGGTATCGACAGCGAAAAAGCAGTAGCGCTGATCGTAAACGGTTACGTGAAGGAAGTATTGAACCAACTGCCCATGGAATTTGCCGTGGAAGCACAGAAACTCTTATCTATAACACTTGAAGGAAGCGTTGGATAA
- a CDS encoding aminotransferase class V-fold PLP-dependent enzyme has translation MEPITNTIPAALDVMQIRKDFPILQQKVHGKQLVYLDNGATTQKPQVVIDAEANYYRTYNSNVHRGVHQLSQIATDAYEKARHRVAAYINAAHAHEVIFTKGTTDGINLVANAMARRVLKAGDTVIISAMEHHSNIVPWQMACEDTGATLKVIPINERGELEMEAYEALLDETVKIVAVTYVSNTMGTINPVADIIALAHARNIPVLLDAAQAIQHIRIDVQALQPDFLVFSGHKIYGPTGTGVLYGTTEWLNKLPPYQGGGDMIKTVTFAKTIYNELPYKFEAGTPNIAGCIALATGIDYLEKTGFEKIRQWEEELMTYALQSLREIEGIRFIGDAAARSGAISFLVHDIHPFDMGEILDQQGIAVRTGHHCTEPLMDWFRIPGTVRASLSFYNTQEEIDKLVAGIKKAASMLL, from the coding sequence ATGGAACCTATTACTAACACAATACCCGCCGCCCTGGATGTTATGCAGATCCGGAAAGACTTTCCGATCCTGCAGCAAAAGGTGCACGGCAAACAGCTGGTATACCTCGATAACGGGGCTACCACGCAGAAACCACAGGTAGTAATAGATGCCGAAGCCAACTATTACCGGACTTACAACAGCAATGTACACCGCGGTGTACACCAGCTGAGCCAGATAGCTACGGATGCCTATGAGAAAGCCCGTCACCGGGTAGCAGCATATATCAATGCCGCACACGCTCATGAGGTCATCTTCACCAAAGGCACTACAGACGGTATTAATCTGGTAGCCAATGCCATGGCACGCCGTGTCCTGAAAGCCGGCGATACCGTGATCATTTCTGCCATGGAACACCATAGCAATATTGTGCCCTGGCAAATGGCCTGTGAAGATACCGGCGCGACCCTGAAAGTGATCCCCATCAATGAACGGGGCGAGCTGGAAATGGAAGCCTACGAAGCACTGCTGGATGAAACGGTAAAAATAGTGGCGGTTACCTATGTATCCAATACCATGGGTACCATTAACCCGGTAGCAGATATTATAGCGCTGGCGCATGCACGGAATATACCAGTACTGCTGGATGCCGCCCAGGCGATTCAGCATATCCGGATAGATGTACAAGCCCTCCAACCGGATTTTCTCGTATTTTCCGGACATAAAATTTATGGTCCTACCGGTACAGGTGTATTGTATGGCACCACAGAGTGGCTGAACAAACTGCCGCCTTACCAGGGTGGTGGTGATATGATCAAAACAGTCACTTTTGCCAAAACGATCTATAACGAACTTCCTTATAAATTTGAGGCGGGTACCCCTAATATTGCCGGCTGTATAGCCCTGGCAACCGGTATCGACTACCTCGAAAAAACAGGATTTGAAAAAATCCGGCAGTGGGAAGAAGAACTGATGACGTATGCCCTGCAATCGCTCCGCGAAATTGAAGGCATTCGTTTTATCGGGGATGCTGCTGCCAGAAGCGGCGCCATCTCTTTCCTGGTACATGATATCCATCCTTTTGATATGGGAGAGATACTGGACCAGCAAGGTATTGCCGTAAGAACAGGTCACCATTGTACCGAACCGCTGATGGACTGGTTCCGCATACCCGGTACAGTACGTGCCTCTCTTTCATTTTATAATACACAGGAAGAAATAGATAAACTGGTTGCCGGTATTAAAAAAGCGGCTTCCATGCTGTTGTAA
- a CDS encoding HesB/IscA family protein: MITVSEKAGEYIKTLMEKEHHAPGTFVRVGVKGGGCSGLEYVMKFEATEEEGDQIFEDKGVKVVVQMKSLLYLYGTELDYSDGLNGKGLYFNNPNATRTCSCGESFAV; the protein is encoded by the coding sequence ATGATAACCGTTTCAGAAAAAGCAGGAGAATATATCAAAACACTGATGGAGAAAGAACACCATGCTCCCGGCACTTTTGTTCGTGTGGGTGTTAAAGGTGGTGGATGTTCCGGCCTCGAATATGTGATGAAGTTTGAAGCAACAGAAGAAGAGGGCGACCAGATTTTTGAAGATAAAGGTGTGAAAGTAGTAGTACAGATGAAAAGTCTGCTGTACCTGTATGGTACAGAACTGGATTACTCCGATGGCCTGAATGGAAAAGGCCTTTACTTTAACAATCCGAATGCTACCAGAACATGTAGCTGTGGTGAAAGTTTTGCAGTATAA
- the sufC gene encoding Fe-S cluster assembly ATPase SufC, with translation MLTIKNLHAEVEGKKILKGINLEINKGEMHAIMGPNGSGKSSLASVLAGRDNYTVTEGEVWFNGKNLLDLSPEDRAREGVFLAFQYPVEIPGVSNLNFLKTALNEIRAYKGMPALEAREFLKLTKEKQELVDFHSNLMNRSLNEGFSGGEKKRNEIFQLAMLDPQLAILDETDSGLDIDALRIVSNGVNKLRDAEKSFVVITHYQRLLEYIVPDFVHVLYNGRIIKTGTKELALELEERGYDWLKEELHLKESV, from the coding sequence ATGCTGACGATTAAAAATCTGCACGCAGAGGTAGAAGGGAAAAAAATTCTGAAAGGCATTAACCTCGAAATAAACAAAGGTGAGATGCATGCCATCATGGGACCTAACGGTTCCGGCAAAAGCTCGCTGGCCTCTGTTTTAGCGGGTCGTGATAACTATACTGTTACCGAAGGGGAAGTATGGTTCAATGGTAAAAATCTGCTGGATTTGTCGCCAGAAGACCGCGCGCGTGAAGGCGTATTTCTCGCTTTCCAATACCCGGTAGAAATACCAGGTGTATCCAACCTCAACTTCCTGAAAACTGCCCTGAATGAAATCAGAGCCTATAAAGGAATGCCGGCGCTGGAAGCAAGAGAGTTCCTGAAACTCACCAAAGAAAAACAAGAACTGGTTGATTTTCATTCCAACCTGATGAATCGTTCCCTGAACGAAGGATTCAGCGGTGGTGAAAAGAAACGTAACGAAATATTTCAGCTGGCGATGCTGGATCCGCAGCTGGCCATCCTGGATGAAACAGATTCCGGTCTGGATATCGACGCCCTCCGTATTGTTTCCAATGGCGTCAACAAATTACGGGATGCAGAAAAATCCTTCGTAGTAATTACCCACTATCAGCGTTTACTGGAATATATTGTACCTGACTTTGTCCACGTTTTATACAATGGCCGTATCATTAAAACAGGTACCAAAGAACTGGCACTGGAACTGGAGGAAAGAGGCTACGACTGGCTGAAGGAAGAGCTCCATTTGAAAGAATCAGTATAA
- the sufD gene encoding Fe-S cluster assembly protein SufD produces the protein MTSDITIPFYQALTEDVNALSAQAACPVQDILQDIRRQALDRFSALGLPTLKTEAWRYTNIQRYLKEYPYELQVTASPVPATLVEKTAIPGLDCYTVVLVNGHLQAAASTLPSGKGITIGAMSAHTDAAGFTSYFNKQPHLANESLASLNTALFADGLYIELAANAVIDKPVHIVNVYTAANHAFIQPRHLWVLHKNAAATIIETSVHNGTAAVAFANSVLETVIEENAELWHYNVQQGDEGFREVHTTAAQQYNNSRYHHFNFTLPGTPFTRNNLSVALNGSYTETNLNGLYISNKNQHVDNHTFMDHIMPNCNSNELYKGVLLDNANGVFTGRILVHQEAQKTNAFQQNNNLLLGTKADINSQPQLEIYADDVKCSHGFTAGQFSEESMFYLRSRGIGEDAAKALMVNAFSHDITDAVKIPALQHYLQEQIAEIMNN, from the coding sequence ATGACAAGTGATATAACAATACCTTTTTACCAGGCGTTAACAGAAGATGTAAACGCACTGTCGGCACAGGCAGCGTGTCCGGTTCAGGATATACTGCAAGACATCCGCCGCCAGGCTCTGGACCGCTTTTCAGCATTAGGTCTTCCCACACTGAAAACAGAAGCGTGGCGCTATACCAATATTCAGCGTTACCTGAAAGAGTATCCTTACGAATTACAAGTGACTGCTTCCCCCGTTCCTGCAACGCTGGTTGAAAAAACAGCTATTCCGGGACTGGATTGCTATACCGTTGTATTGGTAAATGGTCACCTGCAGGCGGCCGCTTCTACCCTGCCATCCGGTAAAGGTATCACCATCGGCGCCATGAGCGCACATACCGATGCTGCAGGTTTCACCAGCTATTTCAACAAACAACCACACCTGGCCAACGAATCACTGGCCAGCCTGAATACCGCCCTCTTCGCGGATGGCCTGTATATTGAACTGGCAGCCAATGCCGTGATTGATAAACCGGTGCATATCGTGAACGTATATACGGCGGCAAACCATGCATTTATTCAGCCCCGCCATCTGTGGGTACTGCATAAAAATGCAGCGGCTACCATCATTGAAACGTCTGTACACAACGGTACAGCTGCCGTGGCATTTGCCAACAGCGTACTGGAAACTGTGATAGAAGAAAATGCAGAACTGTGGCACTACAATGTACAACAGGGAGACGAAGGTTTCCGCGAAGTACATACCACTGCAGCGCAGCAATACAACAACAGCCGTTACCATCATTTCAACTTTACCCTGCCCGGCACACCGTTTACCCGTAATAACCTGAGTGTGGCCCTCAACGGCAGCTATACAGAAACAAACCTGAACGGTTTATATATCAGCAACAAAAACCAGCATGTAGATAACCATACCTTTATGGATCACATCATGCCTAACTGCAACAGTAATGAGTTGTACAAAGGCGTACTGCTGGACAATGCCAATGGTGTATTTACCGGCAGAATCCTGGTACACCAGGAAGCACAGAAAACAAATGCATTCCAGCAAAACAATAACCTGTTGCTGGGCACCAAAGCAGATATCAACTCCCAGCCTCAGCTGGAAATATATGCCGATGATGTAAAATGCAGCCATGGTTTTACCGCCGGCCAGTTCAGCGAAGAATCCATGTTTTACCTGCGTTCCCGTGGTATCGGTGAAGATGCAGCGAAAGCCCTGATGGTGAACGCTTTCTCTCACGATATTACCGACGCCGTGAAAATTCCTGCCCTGCAACATTACCTGCAGGAGCAGATTGCAGAGATCATGAATAACTAA
- a CDS encoding DUF5691 domain-containing protein — MQCWNHIINTALLGTGKKPVQPTDFPEVLREAAEKIMATDTLDREDQLLQLGAIAFNYRQSGVQPVTGDVQPLPLCAEEDKAYCPDTARHALHQALDTNSQPLIQLWLDACITANLLAPPDDIPLLLDSAFKQKALRNAVAICCGKRGEWLAQFNSDWRFSVVAETPEEYWQNGTTQQRTAALKTLRSTDPDLARTWLQDSWPKESAAVKTELLTALYIQPGAADIPWLQSLLTEKSKQVKETVVLLLKKIPGSDIHEQYWQLLTQAITVTGTSVTVALPERLPEAVLQSGIQPLSPDKQMTDATFILDQLIQRVHPAYWATHFSQSPADTVLFFREQATLQPFLPSLAGAAAWFEDEEWATALVRNSDVFYTDLLPLLPVADQQLLCEQHFELHAENILPHACRQPGEWSLSLCEKILQYCARHPYSYNQTFMNNAILQIPVAIAPMLEKIAPDAAYQVGYWQSIRVHLEQLINTKSLIINTFKSLLPLNN, encoded by the coding sequence ATGCAGTGCTGGAATCATATTATTAATACGGCTTTACTGGGTACCGGCAAAAAACCGGTACAACCTACTGACTTTCCGGAAGTCCTCCGGGAAGCAGCGGAAAAGATCATGGCTACCGATACCCTCGACCGGGAAGACCAGCTGCTACAGCTGGGCGCCATCGCGTTTAATTACCGGCAGAGTGGCGTACAACCGGTTACCGGCGACGTACAACCCTTACCGTTATGTGCGGAAGAAGACAAGGCTTACTGTCCTGATACCGCGCGGCATGCCCTCCATCAGGCACTGGACACCAACAGCCAGCCGTTGATACAGCTATGGCTGGATGCCTGTATTACCGCAAACCTGCTGGCGCCACCGGACGACATTCCGCTGTTGCTCGACAGTGCCTTTAAACAAAAAGCCCTCCGTAACGCCGTAGCTATATGCTGTGGCAAACGCGGAGAATGGCTCGCACAGTTCAACAGCGACTGGCGGTTCTCTGTGGTCGCGGAGACACCGGAAGAATACTGGCAAAACGGTACCACCCAGCAGCGTACAGCTGCCCTTAAAACATTACGCAGCACCGACCCCGATCTGGCGCGCACCTGGTTACAGGATTCCTGGCCCAAAGAAAGTGCCGCCGTTAAAACGGAACTGCTAACGGCCCTGTATATACAACCAGGAGCCGCAGATATTCCCTGGCTGCAATCCCTGCTGACGGAGAAAAGCAAACAGGTGAAAGAAACAGTCGTACTGCTGCTGAAAAAAATTCCCGGTTCCGATATACATGAACAGTACTGGCAGCTGCTGACGCAGGCCATTACCGTCACCGGCACATCTGTTACCGTTGCCTTACCTGAACGGCTGCCGGAAGCGGTGTTGCAAAGCGGTATCCAGCCACTCAGTCCGGATAAACAAATGACAGATGCCACTTTCATTCTCGACCAGCTGATACAACGGGTACATCCTGCTTACTGGGCCACCCATTTTAGCCAATCGCCTGCTGATACCGTACTATTCTTCCGGGAACAGGCAACCCTGCAGCCTTTCCTGCCTTCCCTGGCAGGAGCCGCCGCCTGGTTTGAAGACGAGGAATGGGCCACGGCACTGGTGCGTAACAGCGATGTATTTTATACCGACTTATTACCCCTGCTGCCGGTAGCCGACCAACAGCTGCTCTGCGAACAACATTTTGAGTTGCATGCGGAAAACATATTACCACATGCCTGCCGGCAACCCGGGGAATGGTCTTTATCGCTATGCGAGAAAATACTACAATACTGTGCCCGGCATCCCTATAGTTACAATCAGACTTTTATGAATAATGCCATCCTGCAGATCCCGGTAGCTATCGCTCCTATGCTGGAAAAGATAGCACCGGACGCTGCTTACCAGGTCGGGTACTGGCAAAGCATCCGGGTACACCTGGAACAACTCATAAATACTAAAAGCCTGATTATCAATACATTTAAATCATTACTTCCATTAAACAATTAA
- a CDS encoding ATP-binding protein: MSDILRQHAETLFAGELEELKKQDTEKRPHHWVLSPQAVVTYLIGGKLKNGFEITPKYIGSKRLMEIAVATLATDRALLLYGLPGTAKSWVSEHLAAAISGDSTLIIQGTAGTSEESIRYGWNYAKLLAEGPSRQALVETPVMRAMQDGKIARIEELTRIGADVQDTLITILSEKTLPVPELNTEIQAAKGFNIIATANNRDKGVNELSSALKRRFNTVILPVPDSMEEEIDIVRRRVESFEKVMELPAEKPALEEIRRIVTIFRELRSGVTLDGKTKLKSPGSTLSTAEAISVVNSGLTLAAYFGDGSLTAADLAAGIIGAVVKDPVQDKLVWQEYLETVVKTREEWKDVYRACRDLG; encoded by the coding sequence ATGTCTGACATCTTACGCCAACACGCTGAAACGCTCTTTGCCGGGGAACTGGAAGAACTGAAAAAACAGGATACGGAGAAACGCCCGCACCATTGGGTACTCTCTCCCCAGGCGGTAGTGACCTACCTGATAGGTGGTAAACTGAAGAATGGTTTTGAAATAACCCCTAAATATATTGGTAGTAAACGGCTGATGGAAATAGCCGTAGCTACCCTCGCTACTGACAGGGCCCTGCTGCTTTACGGATTACCCGGTACCGCCAAAAGCTGGGTGAGCGAACACCTGGCAGCTGCCATCAGCGGCGACTCCACCTTAATCATACAGGGTACTGCCGGTACCAGCGAAGAAAGCATCCGCTATGGCTGGAACTATGCAAAACTATTGGCAGAAGGACCTTCCCGGCAGGCATTGGTGGAAACACCCGTGATGCGGGCGATGCAGGATGGCAAGATAGCCCGCATAGAAGAGCTGACCCGTATCGGCGCTGATGTACAGGATACCCTCATCACCATCCTTTCAGAAAAAACATTGCCTGTACCAGAACTGAATACGGAAATACAAGCCGCTAAAGGGTTCAATATCATTGCCACTGCCAACAACCGCGATAAAGGTGTCAACGAATTATCCAGCGCCTTAAAACGCCGTTTTAATACGGTCATTCTTCCGGTGCCCGACTCTATGGAAGAAGAAATAGACATTGTACGCAGACGGGTGGAAAGCTTTGAAAAAGTGATGGAACTGCCCGCAGAAAAACCGGCACTCGAAGAAATCCGCCGCATCGTTACCATCTTCCGGGAACTCCGCAGCGGCGTTACCCTGGATGGCAAAACCAAACTAAAATCTCCCGGCAGCACCCTCAGTACCGCAGAAGCCATTTCCGTGGTGAACAGCGGGCTTACGCTGGCCGCCTATTTCGGAGACGGTTCCCTGACCGCCGCCGACCTGGCCGCCGGTATCATTGGCGCTGTGGTGAAAGATCCGGTACAGGACAAACTGGTGTGGCAGGAATACCTGGAAACCGTGGTAAAAACCAGGGAAGAATGGAAAGATGTATACCGCGCCTGCAGAGACCTGGGATGA